From the Primulina tabacum isolate GXHZ01 chromosome 15, ASM2559414v2, whole genome shotgun sequence genome, one window contains:
- the LOC142525834 gene encoding protein FAR1-RELATED SEQUENCE 5-like encodes MEDNNQLSLEEVEGDNNLEAENVEVPNENSFVHVLESKLEVGQVVNSVEDAYLLYCQYAHAKGFGLRKGDQRYFSHTNELQSKEFHCSCEGLKDEKCSSKRILIYQKPVIRTQCKAKLKITREKGCEWRVSRFFEEHNHEIFAPDQTHLLRSTRNISHAKKYTLEAMVNAGISVSNVVSFMENEACGPQNLGFIRKDAYDHMSRLKKHTKVENGDVTALIQYFINKANKENYFYWNVQLDDDDGVMNFFFRDYRCEVDYEYFGDVLLIDTTYRTNKYNLICAPFVGLWYKCMNHYDSEDEFESTWKYMIETYDLDGHKWLNDMYKLKKKWSTAFLNGRFSARLLATSRSEVTNMVLIKAGNKMSSLYDFVLNYEKIQNN; translated from the exons ATGGAAGATAACAATCAACTGTCACTTGAAGAGGTGGAAGGAGACAACAATCTAGAAGCTGAAAATGTTGAGGTACCGAATGAAAACTCTTTTGTCCATGTTTTGGAGAGTAAATTGGAAGTGGGGCAGGTTGTGAACAGCGTTGAAGATGCTTATTTATTGTATTGTCAATATGCGCATGCCAAGGGATTTGGTTTGAGGAAGGGTGATCAACGATATTTTTCTCATACCAATGAACTTCAATCAAAAGAATTTCATTGTTCATGTGAAGGTTTAAAAGATGAGAAATGTTCTAGTAAAAGGATTCTAATTTATCAAAAGCCGGTCATTAGAACACAATGTAAAGCCAAATTGAAGATTACAAGGGAAAAAGGGTGTGAATGGCGGGTGAGTAGATTTTTTGAAGAGCATAACCATGAGATTTTTGCACCTGATCAAACTCACTTGCTAAGATCAACACGTAATATATCACATGCAAAAAAGTATACTCTAGAAGCTATGGTAAATGCTGGAATATCCGTCTCTAATGTTGTTTCTTTTATGGAAAATGAAGCATGTGGGCCACAAAATTTAGGTTTTATTAGAAAGGACGCATATGACCATATGAGTCGGTTGAAAAAACATACCAAAGTTGAGAATGGAGATGTCACTGCACTTattcaatattttataaataaggcTAATAAGGAGAATTATTTTTACTGGAATGTTCAATTGGATGATGATGATGGGGTGATGAACTTTTTCTTTAGGGACTATAGATGCGAGGTTGATTATGAATATTTTGGTGATGTCCTGTTGATTGATACAACATATAGAACAAAtaagtataatttaatatgtGCTCCATTTGTTG GATTGTGGTATAAATGCATGAATCATTATGATTCTGAAGATGAATTTGAGAGCACATGGAAATATATGATTGAAACATATGATTTGGATGGTCATAAATGGTTGAATGATATGTACAAGCTTAAGAAGAAATGGTCTACTGCTTTTTTGAATGGAAGGTTTAGTGCGAGACTTTTGGCTACTTCAAGAAGTGAAGTCACAAATATGGTTTTAATAAAGGCAGGTAACAAAATGAGTTCTTTGTATGACTTTGTGCTGAATTATGAGAAGATTCAAAATAACTAG
- the LOC142526488 gene encoding threonine--tRNA ligase, mitochondrial 1-like produces MGDSEPKSKPNWSSEPPTFVKDEAYLQTIINKRIERFQTIQNQQNINRLTLSSDIIRITLPDGKVKEGKKWNTTPYDVAKDISKSLASNALIAKVDGVLWDMSRPLEGDCKLGIFTFDSDEGRDTFWHSSAHILGESLEQTYGCRLCIGPCTTRGEGFYYDAFYGDLGLNEDHFKQIEAAAKKAVDEKQPFERIEVTRDQALDIFSDNQFKVEIIKDLPEDKTITVYRCGPLVDLCRGPHIPNTSFVKAFCCLKASSAYWRGNKDRESLQRVYGISYPDQKRLKEYKAMLEEAKKYDHRELTKKQELFFFHPLSPGSCFFLPHGARVCNKLLEFIRSQYWKRGYEEVWSPNMYNMQLWETSGHAANYKDNMFVFEVEKQEFGLKPMNCPGHCLIFDHRIRSYRELPLRLADFGVLHRNEASGALTGLTRVRRFQQDDAHIFCRESQIKDEVKGVLEFISHVYKIFGFTFDLKLSTRPEKYLGDILTWEKAEAALSEALNESGKPWEINEGDGAFYGPKIDISVSDAMRRKFQCATLQLDFQLPARFNLSYSAEDETKRERPVMIHRAILGSVERMFAILLEHYKGKWPFWLSPRQAIVCPVSDKSQAYALQVRDRIHDAGFYVDVDTTDRTINKKVREAQVAQYNYILVVGEKEVGTGQVAVRVRDNNDTNLKSVEDLLNHFKHEVAAYR; encoded by the exons ATGGGTGATTCAGAACCTAAGTCGAAGCCTAACTGGAGCTCCGAGCCACCAACTTTCGTGAAGGATGAAGCATATCTCCAAACTATCATCAACAAGCGCATCGAGCGTTTCCAAACCATCCAAAATCAGCAAAATATCAATCGCCTCACCCTTTCTTCCGACATTATCCG GATTACATTACCGGATGGCAAAGTGAAAGAAGGGAAGAAGTGGAATACAACACCTTACGATGTTGCCAAGGATATATCGAAGAGCTTGGCTTCTAATGCACTGATTGCGAAAGTGGATGGGGTTTTGTGGGATATGAGCCGACCATTGGAAGGGGATTGTAAGCTTGGGATATTCACCTTTGACAGTGATGAAGGCCGGGATACTTTCTGGCATTCGAGTGCTCATATTCTCGGCGAG TCTTTGGAGCAGACGTATGGGTGTAGATTATGCATCGGGCCATGCACCACGAGAGGCGAG GGTTTTTATTATGATgcgttttatggtgatcttggcTTGAATGAAGATCACTTTAAGCAGATTGAAGCTGCAGCAAAGAAAGCAGTTGAT GAAAAACAACCTTTTGAACGCATTGAAGTTACAAGGGATCAAGCTCTTGACATATTTTCAGACAATCAATTCAAG GTTGAAATTATCAAGGATTTACCTGAGGATAAAACTATCACTGTATACCGATGTGGTCCTTTGGTTGATCTATGTCGTGGACCCCACATACCCAACACATCTTTTGTGAAAGCGTTTTGTTGTTTGAAG GCATCATCTGCATATTGGCGTGGAAATAAAGATCGTGAAAGCTTGCAAAGAGTTTATGGAATATCCTATCCAGACCAAAAACGTTTGAAG GAATACAAAGCGATGTTGGAAGAAGCTAAGAAATATGACCATCGAGAGCTCACCAAAAAACAAGAACTTTTCTTTTTTCACCCACTCAG TCCTGGAAGTTGTTTCTTCCTACCTCATGGTGCTCGAGTTTGCAACAAGTTACTGGAATTTATAAGAAGTCAATATTGGAAGCGAGGTTATGAAGAG GTGTGGTCTCCAAACATGTATAATATGCAACTCTGGGAAACATCAGGTCATGCTGCAAACTACAAGGATAATATGTTTGTGTTTGAG GTTGAGAAACAAGAATTTGGGCTAAAGCCAATGAATTGCCCTGGCCATTGTTTAATATTTGATCATAGAATTCGATCATATAGAG AACTTCCACTTCGCTTGGCTGATTTTGGGGTCTTGCATAGAAACGAAGCAAGTGGGGCGCTTACTGGTTTGACTCGTGTCAGGAGATTCCAACAG GATGATGCTCACATCTTCTGCAGGGAGTCCCAG ATAAAAGATGAAGTCAAGGGTGTTCTAGAATTCATCAGTCATGTGTacaaaatatttggattcaCCTTCGACTTGAAGTTATCTACG AGACCAGAAAAATATCTTGGAGACATACTGACTTGGGAAAAGGCTGAAGCTGCTCTTTCAGAAGCATTGAATGAGTCCGGCAAGCCCTGGGAG ATAAATGAAGGTGATGGAGCATTTTATGGACCAAAGATTGACATCAGTGTTTCTGATGCAATGAGGAGAAAGTTTCAGTGTGCAACACTTCAG CTGGACTTCCAACTTCCTGCCCGTTTCAATTTATCTTACTCGGCAGAAGATGAAACCAAGAGGGAGAGGCCTGTTATGATACATAGAGCCATTCTTGGCTCTGTTGAACGAATGTTTGCAATACTTTTGGAGCATTATAAGGGTAAATGGCCATTTTGGCTCAGTCCACGCCAAGCAATAGTTTGCCCTGTCTCTGACAAGTCCCAGGCATATGCATTGCAG GTTCGTGACCGCATACATGATGCTGGATTTTATGTTGATGTTGATACAACTGATCGAACAATCAATAAAAAG GTACGAGAAGCTCAGGTGGCACAATACAACTATATATTAGTTGTTGGCGAGAAAGAAGTTGGAACTGGACAG GTGGCAGTCAGAGTTAGAGATAACAACGATACTAACCTGAAGAGTGTCGAAGATCTTCTGAATCACTTCAAGCATGAAGTGGCAGCGTATAGGTAG